A single region of the Aptenodytes patagonicus chromosome 7, bAptPat1.pri.cur, whole genome shotgun sequence genome encodes:
- the CHAC1 gene encoding glutathione-specific gamma-glutamylcyclotransferase 1 has product MKRDPQRPEECPGRPEPPPSSPPALSSAPPGEAEGAELKLTPPVWIFGYGSLVWRPGFEFTSRKVGFIRGYSRRFWQGDTFHRGSERMPGRVVTLLEDCGACTWGVAYEVCGEQIAASLQYLNMREAVLGGYDTKLVKFHPQEKDAEEPILALVYIATPQNPSYLGPASEEDIAAQIIVSSGCAGHNIEYLLRLADFMRYFCPQAEDKHLFSIEEALISILPCLYYTEESLEETASVPQTSKG; this is encoded by the exons ATGAAGCGCGACCCGCAGCGTCCCGAGGAGTGCCCGGGccggccggagccgccgccgtcgtccccccccgccctcTCCTCCGCGCCCccaggggaggcggagggcgcgGAGCTGAAGCTGACGCCGCCGGTGTGGATCTTCGGGTACGGCTCGCTGGTGTGGCGGCCGGGCTTCGAGTTCACGTCCCGCAAGGTGGGCTTCATCCGCGGCTACAGCCGCCGCTTCTGGCAGGGCGACACCTTCCACCGCGGCAGCGAGAGGATG CCCGGCCGGGTCGTGACGCTGCTGGAGGATTGCGGG GCATGCACGTGGGGTGTAGCCTATGAAGTCTGTGGGGAACAAATTGCTGCATCGCTCCAGTATCTCAACATGCGAGAAGCTGTCCTGGGAGGCTACGACACCAAGTTGGTGAAGTTCCACCCTCAGGAGAAAGATGCGGAGGAACCCATCCTGGCTCTTGTTTACATTGCAACACCTCAGAACCCTTCTTACCTCGGCCCAGCATCTGAAGAAGACATTGCAGCTCAAATCATTGTCTCAAGTGGTTGTGCTGGTCATAACATTGAATACTTGCTGAGACTGGCAGACTTTATGCGCTACTTTTGTCCTCAAGCAGAGGATAAACATCTCTTCTCTATCGAAGAGGCTCTTATTTCCATCCTTCCATGCCTGTACTACACAGAGGAGTCTCTAGAAGAAACTGCAAGTGTCCCTCAGACGTCTAAGGGTTGA